In the [Clostridium] colinum genome, one interval contains:
- a CDS encoding MotE family protein, with the protein MAKKNKKVKNEKEELDLIDEELEENEYDEEEPKKKKGGCLFKILIILIIIAIPVALISFNVGNIRDKYLRPGLEKMPIIKNLLPPLEETEEEVPIDEKQQTIDALTKEIEELNKEITRLKKFEETQLQFKAEKEEFDRMIALKEPKAYVDFYETIAPENAEELYKEAVNKQITDKKFKDYIRTFESMKKDAVATILEELMITDMDLVITILDNLPSEKRSEILSAMDPQNAASCSKLLAPVEN; encoded by the coding sequence ATGGCGAAAAAAAATAAAAAAGTAAAAAATGAAAAAGAAGAATTAGACTTAATAGACGAAGAATTAGAAGAAAATGAATATGATGAAGAAGAACCTAAAAAGAAAAAAGGTGGTTGTTTATTCAAAATATTAATCATTCTTATTATAATAGCTATACCAGTTGCTCTTATAAGTTTTAATGTTGGTAATATTAGAGATAAATATTTAAGACCAGGTCTAGAAAAAATGCCTATTATAAAAAACTTATTACCACCATTAGAAGAAACTGAAGAAGAAGTGCCAATAGATGAAAAACAACAAACTATAGATGCTCTTACAAAAGAAATAGAAGAATTAAATAAAGAGATAACAAGGTTAAAAAAGTTTGAAGAAACACAACTACAATTTAAGGCAGAAAAAGAAGAGTTTGATAGAATGATAGCCTTAAAAGAACCAAAAGCCTATGTTGACTTTTATGAAACTATAGCTCCAGAAAATGCAGAAGAGTTATATAAAGAAGCAGTAAATAAACAAATAACAGATAAAAAATTTAAAGATTATATAAGAACTTTTGAAAGTATGAAAAAAGATGCAGTAGCAACTATTTTAGAGGAGCTTATGATAACAGATATGGATTTAGTTATAACTATATTAGATAATTTACCAAGTGAAAAAAGAAGTGAAATATTAAGTGCTATGGACCCTCAAAATGCAGCATCTTGTTCAAAACTTTTAGCACCAGTAGAAAATTAA
- a CDS encoding flagellar FlbD family protein — MIVLTKLNDVEIVINSDYIEVMQETPDTTITLTTGRKIIVKEAVDDIIEKIITYKKSLK, encoded by the coding sequence ATGATTGTTTTAACAAAATTAAATGATGTAGAGATAGTTATTAATAGTGATTATATAGAGGTAATGCAAGAAACACCAGATACGACAATAACATTAACTACTGGCCGAAAAATAATAGTTAAGGAAGCAGTTGATGATATTATAGAAAAAATAATTACATATAAAAAAAGCTTAAAATAA
- a CDS encoding flagellar hook-length control protein FliK, which translates to MMELTSMFLNQLTGKSNLNTFNTSNNNKGFDEFLNKAELKNNTNSYNKNFDKKDNYSKNIKYNEKREPFNESSKRIDAKQSSDNDYKKIDDNSNLVKEDISDEDKAIIVDNDSLKDLSEILGISTDKIMDILSNLSMSISMLQDGKNLINFLQNAFDINNAAQLLSIDNIKNIMDKISEVAKNIDYQDIINCDVKELLNNLSDDKIKNITILNGNEDFKQKISQLLKELNGSIIEENINTDLMQINNSTNLEQKTLDEHIEMQNVDESVVNLEQGKNVKQANNENPYQSSGQSNNNQQGFLGENINKEIEINEETFNISSITNNSKVFNSSLPKTQAFRSINTTDVVNQIMEKIKVEVKPNISEVKMLLKPEQLGEVSLKITTQNGIITAQFIAESQKVKEIIESNFNQLKDLLLEQGINVGGLEVNVSNSEGGEQTYNMFEQNNKNNRTFDNQIENNIEIKENQQKVEQEQLLDSQVNYSI; encoded by the coding sequence ATGATGGAGTTAACAAGTATGTTTTTAAATCAATTAACAGGTAAAAGCAATTTAAATACTTTTAATACAAGTAATAATAATAAAGGGTTTGATGAATTTTTAAATAAAGCAGAATTAAAAAATAATACAAATAGTTATAATAAAAATTTTGATAAAAAAGATAACTATTCTAAAAATATAAAATATAATGAAAAAAGAGAACCTTTTAATGAAAGTAGTAAAAGAATAGACGCTAAACAGTCTTCAGATAATGATTATAAAAAAATAGATGATAACAGTAATCTAGTAAAAGAAGATATTAGTGATGAAGATAAAGCTATAATTGTTGATAATGATTCTTTAAAAGATTTATCCGAAATTTTAGGTATTTCTACAGATAAAATAATGGATATTTTATCAAATTTATCTATGTCAATATCTATGTTACAAGATGGTAAAAATTTAATTAATTTTTTACAAAATGCATTCGATATAAATAATGCAGCTCAACTATTATCTATAGATAATATAAAAAATATTATGGATAAAATAAGTGAAGTTGCTAAAAATATTGACTATCAAGATATTATAAATTGTGATGTAAAAGAATTATTAAATAATTTAAGTGATGATAAAATTAAAAATATTACTATTTTAAACGGTAATGAAGACTTTAAACAAAAAATAAGTCAATTATTAAAAGAGCTAAATGGTAGTATTATTGAAGAAAATATTAATACAGATTTAATGCAGATTAATAATAGTACAAATTTAGAGCAAAAAACGCTTGATGAACATATTGAAATGCAAAATGTTGACGAAAGTGTAGTTAATTTAGAACAAGGTAAAAATGTTAAACAAGCTAATAATGAAAATCCTTATCAAAGCAGTGGTCAATCTAACAATAATCAACAAGGATTTTTAGGTGAGAATATAAATAAGGAAATTGAAATTAACGAAGAAACTTTTAATATATCATCTATAACTAATAATTCTAAAGTGTTTAACAGTTCTTTACCTAAAACACAAGCTTTTAGAAGTATTAATACAACAGATGTTGTAAATCAAATAATGGAAAAAATAAAAGTTGAAGTTAAACCTAATATTTCTGAAGTGAAAATGTTATTAAAACCAGAACAATTGGGAGAAGTTTCTCTTAAAATAACTACACAAAATGGAATTATTACAGCACAATTTATAGCAGAAAGTCAAAAAGTAAAAGAAATTATAGAATCTAATTTTAATCAACTTAAAGATTTATTATTAGAACAAGGCATTAATGTTGGTGGATTAGAAGTTAATGTGTCTAATAGTGAAGGTGGAGAACAAACATATAATATGTTTGAACAAAATAATAAAAATAATAGAACTTTTGATAATCAAATAGAAAACAACATAGAAATAAAAGAAAATCAACAAAAAGTAGAGCAAGAACAACTATTAGATTCTCAAGTAAATTATTCTATATAG
- the fliI gene encoding flagellar protein export ATPase FliI — MFNIDISKYRYVLEKNYIKKLGKVSRVVGLTIESDGPDVSIGNCCKIYTKEGKSVLAEVVGFKDKKILLMPYGDIEGVGLGSIVEGFDYPLSVKVSENLLGRVLNGLGEPMDHKGPIDAKKEVSTTNVPPDPLSRKRIKDQLSLGVKAIDGLLSIGKGQRVGIFAGSGVGKSTLMGMIARNTSASINVIALIGERGREVKEFIEKDLGEEGLKRSVLVIATSDQPALVRLKAAEVATSIAEYFREEGNDVLLLMDSLTRYAMAQREVGLAIGEPPVSRGYTPSVFSIMPKLLERAGNSDKGSITGLYTVLVDGDDLTEPVTDTARGILDGHIVLSRKLANKNHYPAIDVLASVSRVMSDIVTKEHKNNAFEIKKLMGTYSEAEDLINVGAYVSGSNEDIDMAISKRKPILQFVTQSTDECFSLEEVSQQMNGILED; from the coding sequence ATGTTTAATATAGATATAAGTAAATATAGATATGTATTAGAAAAAAATTATATTAAAAAATTAGGAAAAGTTTCTAGAGTAGTAGGTCTTACAATAGAATCTGATGGACCAGATGTTAGCATTGGTAACTGTTGTAAAATCTATACTAAAGAAGGTAAAAGTGTTTTGGCAGAAGTAGTAGGTTTTAAAGATAAAAAAATACTTCTTATGCCTTATGGTGATATTGAAGGGGTTGGACTTGGTAGCATTGTAGAAGGATTTGATTATCCTCTTAGTGTAAAAGTATCAGAAAACCTACTAGGTAGAGTTTTAAATGGACTAGGAGAACCTATGGACCATAAAGGACCTATAGATGCTAAAAAAGAAGTGTCTACAACTAATGTTCCACCAGACCCATTATCTAGAAAGCGTATAAAAGACCAATTATCTTTGGGAGTTAAAGCAATAGATGGATTATTATCTATTGGTAAAGGACAAAGGGTTGGTATATTTGCAGGGTCTGGCGTTGGAAAAAGTACTTTAATGGGTATGATAGCTAGAAATACAAGTGCATCTATAAATGTTATAGCACTAATAGGAGAACGTGGTAGAGAGGTAAAAGAATTTATTGAAAAAGACCTTGGAGAAGAAGGGCTTAAACGTTCTGTATTAGTTATAGCAACATCAGATCAACCAGCTTTAGTAAGATTAAAAGCTGCAGAAGTTGCAACCTCAATAGCAGAATATTTTAGAGAAGAAGGAAATGATGTTTTATTACTTATGGACTCTCTAACAAGGTATGCAATGGCTCAAAGAGAAGTTGGATTAGCTATAGGAGAACCTCCAGTATCACGAGGATATACACCATCTGTTTTTTCTATTATGCCTAAGCTTTTAGAAAGAGCTGGTAATTCTGACAAAGGTTCTATAACAGGTTTATATACAGTCCTTGTAGATGGTGATGATTTAACAGAACCTGTTACAGATACGGCTAGAGGTATATTAGATGGACATATAGTTTTATCTAGAAAATTAGCTAATAAAAATCACTATCCAGCAATAGATGTATTAGCTAGTGTATCTCGTGTTATGAGTGATATTGTTACAAAAGAGCATAAAAATAATGCTTTTGAAATAAAAAAACTTATGGGAACTTATTCTGAAGCAGAAGACCTTATTAACGTAGGGGCTTATGTGTCTGGAAGTAATGAAGATATTGATATGGCTATATCAAAAAGAAAACCTATATTACAATTTGTAACCCAGTCTACCGATGAATGTTTTTCTTTAGAAGAAGTATCTCAACAAATGAATGGAATTTTAGAGGATTAG
- a CDS encoding TIGR02530 family flagellar biosynthesis protein, protein MTIINNNLINPNLVNKVKKSEPTVNYKINEKEETFKQILKNKEESNNIMFSKHAYMRLNSRNLSLSNSQIKRVEDGIKRAEAKGIKDSLVLVDNIALLVNIKNKTVVTAIDNNSEKVYTNIDGAVIV, encoded by the coding sequence TTGACTATAATAAATAACAATTTAATAAATCCTAATTTAGTAAATAAGGTTAAAAAATCTGAGCCTACTGTAAATTATAAAATAAATGAAAAAGAAGAAACATTTAAACAAATTTTAAAAAATAAAGAAGAAAGTAATAATATTATGTTTTCTAAGCATGCTTATATGAGGCTTAATTCTAGAAATTTATCACTTTCTAATTCTCAAATCAAAAGAGTTGAAGATGGTATAAAAAGAGCCGAAGCAAAAGGCATAAAAGATTCACTTGTTTTAGTGGATAATATAGCACTTTTAGTAAACATAAAAAATAAAACAGTTGTTACTGCTATTGACAATAATAGTGAGAAGGTTTATACAAATATAGATGGTGCCGTTATAGTTTAG
- the fliJ gene encoding flagellar export protein FliJ: MAKFIFNMQGLLNIKEKLEEQTKTEYGKALNKLEEEKSILLNLENKKQENILSFKQSINTSVKPSYINSINQYVSFIDKKMEQQMENINKAKDIVEEKRLALLDAMKERKVLEALKEKEKENYFKEEIKKEQKVIDEIVSYKYNKA; this comes from the coding sequence ATGGCTAAATTTATATTTAATATGCAAGGACTTTTAAATATTAAAGAAAAGCTAGAAGAACAGACTAAAACAGAATATGGTAAAGCTTTAAACAAACTAGAAGAAGAAAAAAGTATACTTTTAAACCTTGAAAATAAAAAACAAGAAAATATATTAAGCTTTAAACAAAGTATTAACACTAGTGTTAAGCCTAGTTATATTAATAGTATTAATCAATATGTTAGCTTTATAGATAAAAAAATGGAACAACAAATGGAAAACATTAATAAGGCTAAAGATATTGTAGAGGAAAAAAGGTTAGCATTATTAGATGCTATGAAAGAAAGAAAAGTTCTTGAAGCTCTTAAAGAAAAAGAAAAAGAAAATTATTTTAAAGAAGAAATAAAAAAAGAGCAAAAAGTAATTGATGAAATAGTTAGTTATAAATATAATAAGGCTTAG
- a CDS encoding flagellar hook assembly protein FlgD, with the protein MDKMLDSTMYSNIRNNPRASINGISNGTSMRSTEKVNKEKKENDTSGPQVSLPEQGGAIKNPSNVREVKTQLGKDDFLKLLVTQLKYQDPLQPMDNTEFIAQTAQFTALEQMQNLNKTMNNSQAFQTIGKGVFLNTLNEKSGQYELIYGIVDSVEIKNGKPYLNVGGKTAPYEDIYKMQDVNMADNSAMVSQAMSLIGKTIQAITVDNELNPTGYVEGSVDFVKFSQGVPVLSVNGKDVYLGEIVAVSENTLLIGAEISAAIDSEGVDKITGKIEKISLKDKEIFVKLEGSEKEIQIEDIGSLVSSVSLIGEEVTFNDTTGKVSGVIIKDKKVYLQVGDKEISYKDINK; encoded by the coding sequence ATGGATAAAATGTTAGATAGTACTATGTATAGTAATATACGTAATAACCCAAGAGCTTCTATTAATGGTATTTCTAATGGAACTTCTATGAGAAGTACAGAAAAAGTAAATAAAGAAAAAAAAGAAAATGATACATCTGGTCCACAGGTGAGCCTACCAGAACAAGGTGGAGCAATAAAAAATCCTAGCAATGTTAGAGAAGTAAAAACTCAGTTAGGAAAAGATGACTTTTTAAAACTTTTGGTTACTCAATTAAAATATCAAGATCCATTACAACCTATGGATAATACTGAATTTATTGCTCAAACAGCACAATTTACTGCATTAGAGCAGATGCAAAATTTAAATAAAACAATGAATAATTCACAAGCTTTTCAAACTATAGGAAAAGGCGTATTTTTAAATACTCTTAATGAAAAATCTGGTCAATATGAACTTATTTATGGTATAGTTGACTCTGTAGAAATTAAAAATGGTAAGCCATATCTTAATGTTGGAGGCAAAACTGCTCCTTATGAAGATATTTATAAAATGCAAGATGTTAATATGGCAGATAATTCGGCTATGGTTTCTCAAGCTATGTCATTAATAGGAAAAACTATACAAGCTATAACTGTTGATAATGAATTAAATCCAACTGGTTATGTAGAAGGTAGTGTTGATTTTGTTAAGTTTTCACAAGGAGTACCAGTATTAAGTGTTAATGGTAAAGATGTATACTTAGGAGAAATTGTTGCTGTATCTGAAAATACATTACTTATTGGTGCAGAAATAAGTGCTGCTATCGATTCTGAAGGTGTAGATAAGATAACAGGAAAAATAGAAAAGATTTCATTAAAAGATAAAGAGATATTTGTAAAATTAGAAGGTAGTGAAAAAGAAATACAAATAGAAGATATAGGCTCTTTAGTAAGTTCTGTTTCTCTCATAGGAGAAGAAGTAACATTTAATGATACTACTGGTAAAGTAAGTGGTGTAATTATTAAAGATAAAAAAGTATATCTTCAAGTAGGAGATAAAGAAATATCTTATAAAGATATTAATAAGTAG
- a CDS encoding flagellar hook protein FlgE has translation MMRSMYSGVSGLRVHQTKMDVIANNISNINTVGFKRASVSFKDSFNQTLSSATSANQDRGGINPQQIGMGANVASIVNVMGQGAAQRTDYGSDLMIDGEGFFIVKDSTGFSFTRAGTFEVDASGNLVDPNGFNVCGWKAVDDPDNPGQQKIVKDTVTPINLYEGNNLYSPAEQTTSVEFTGNFNQTTNPTQKNTISFYDSQGNKYSINIQFDKDPATPNQWTASIPTINDQNSPGNGKIEVTVNGTEKMYMDGIQLDSANLIFNENGTLKETQAGSKSIKVTGLDLTKLQKVGANGQLENANLGGELTSKELNIDFSTVTQFNSKVTVTSETKDGNTAGNMTGYNIDANGMIRGTYSNGKTRILAQIPLANFKNPAGLEKYGNNLYKETGNSSEFDGIGQEASALGSKLQGGALEMSNVDLSYEFSEMITTQRGFQANSRIITTTDEMIQELVNLKR, from the coding sequence ATGATGAGAAGTATGTACTCAGGTGTTTCTGGGTTAAGAGTGCATCAAACAAAAATGGATGTTATAGCTAATAATATATCAAATATTAATACTGTTGGTTTTAAAAGAGCTTCTGTTTCTTTTAAAGATAGTTTTAATCAAACATTAAGTTCTGCAACTTCTGCTAATCAAGATAGAGGGGGAATAAATCCACAACAAATAGGTATGGGGGCTAACGTTGCTTCTATAGTTAATGTTATGGGACAAGGAGCTGCACAAAGAACAGATTATGGTAGTGACCTTATGATTGATGGGGAAGGTTTCTTTATTGTAAAAGATTCTACTGGATTTTCTTTTACTAGAGCAGGTACATTTGAAGTAGATGCATCAGGTAACCTTGTAGATCCTAATGGGTTTAATGTTTGTGGTTGGAAAGCAGTAGATGATCCAGATAATCCAGGACAACAAAAAATAGTTAAAGATACAGTTACACCTATTAATTTATATGAGGGAAATAACTTATATTCTCCAGCAGAACAAACAACTAGTGTGGAATTTACAGGTAACTTTAATCAAACAACAAATCCTACACAAAAAAATACAATATCTTTTTATGATAGCCAAGGTAATAAATATAGTATAAATATTCAGTTTGATAAAGATCCAGCTACTCCTAATCAATGGACAGCTAGTATACCAACTATTAATGATCAAAATTCACCTGGTAATGGAAAGATAGAAGTAACTGTAAATGGAACTGAAAAAATGTATATGGATGGTATTCAATTAGATTCTGCAAATTTAATATTTAATGAAAATGGAACATTAAAAGAAACTCAAGCAGGTAGTAAATCTATAAAAGTAACAGGACTTGATTTAACAAAATTACAAAAAGTTGGTGCTAATGGACAACTTGAAAATGCTAATTTAGGTGGAGAGCTTACATCTAAAGAATTAAATATAGATTTTTCAACTGTTACACAATTTAACTCTAAAGTAACTGTTACATCTGAAACAAAAGATGGTAATACTGCAGGAAATATGACAGGATACAATATAGATGCAAATGGTATGATTAGAGGAACATATTCTAATGGTAAAACAAGAATTTTAGCTCAAATACCATTAGCTAACTTTAAAAATCCAGCAGGTCTTGAAAAATATGGTAATAACCTTTACAAAGAAACAGGTAACTCTAGTGAGTTTGACGGTATAGGACAAGAAGCTAGTGCTTTAGGGTCTAAATTACAAGGTGGAGCTTTAGAAATGTCAAATGTAGATTTATCTTATGAATTTAGTGAAATGATAACTACACAAAGAGGATTCCAAGCTAATTCTAGAATTATAACTACAACAGATGAAATGATACAAGAATTAGTAAACTTAAAAAGATAA